From the Entomomonas sp. E2T0 genome, one window contains:
- a CDS encoding toxin-antitoxin system YwqK family antitoxin produces the protein MITIFSRFIVFGCIALLISACTQTPKLVENTTIAYFDERGNNITKPSPTGSYRQLLKIQSNGYLVQNFFVDGKTKQTDPFIIHNKEDLTAIDPLSIDGFFVQWYRNGQKAGSGHFIVGKRQGTFTEWTEQGIKWSEMRFENDLANGKANLWYEDGSKYIEGQYLAGKEEGEWRIWQQNGPIRFKATFDQGKVISAEDANGKPINLSKDAFTAQ, from the coding sequence ATGATAACTATATTCTCTCGTTTTATTGTTTTTGGCTGTATTGCCTTGCTTATATCAGCCTGTACTCAAACACCTAAACTAGTTGAAAATACTACTATTGCTTATTTTGATGAACGCGGTAATAACATCACTAAACCCTCACCTACAGGTAGCTACCGCCAGCTATTAAAAATTCAATCCAATGGTTATTTAGTGCAGAATTTTTTTGTTGATGGCAAAACTAAGCAGACAGATCCTTTTATTATTCATAATAAAGAAGACCTTACAGCTATTGATCCATTAAGCATTGATGGATTTTTTGTGCAATGGTATAGAAATGGCCAAAAAGCAGGCTCAGGACATTTTATTGTAGGTAAACGCCAAGGCACTTTTACAGAATGGACAGAGCAAGGTATTAAATGGTCAGAAATGCGCTTTGAAAATGACCTAGCCAATGGTAAAGCAAATCTCTGGTATGAAGATGGTAGCAAATATATTGAAGGACAATACCTAGCAGGTAAAGAAGAAGGTGAGTGGAGAATTTGGCAACAAAATGGCCCTATACGTTTTAAAGCAACCTTTGATCAAGGAAAGGTTATCTCAGCAGAAGATGCTAATGGCAAACCTATTAATCTTAGCAAAGATGCTTTTACTGCTCAGTAA
- a CDS encoding tetratricopeptide repeat protein yields the protein MNSIVSITDIMTKAQYCHSQQNSKQALQYYLQEADKGNADAMFSIACIYRYSDDVKRDCGQALQWFQKAADNGVIEALYEAGLILVDEKDYQQAFNYFLKAADQNNINAMFEIAHLYLNGEGVQEDQQQAKIWFKKAAELGHEGAQEELDRMQIFKLLNK from the coding sequence ATGAATAGTATTGTGTCTATTACAGACATTATGACAAAAGCGCAGTATTGCCATAGTCAACAAAACAGTAAACAAGCATTGCAATATTACTTACAAGAAGCAGATAAAGGAAATGCAGATGCTATGTTTAGCATTGCTTGCATCTATCGTTATAGTGATGATGTTAAACGAGATTGTGGGCAAGCATTACAGTGGTTTCAAAAGGCTGCTGATAATGGTGTTATAGAAGCACTGTATGAAGCAGGACTAATTCTTGTGGATGAAAAAGACTATCAACAAGCATTCAATTATTTTTTAAAAGCGGCTGATCAAAATAATATCAATGCCATGTTTGAGATTGCTCACTTGTATCTAAATGGTGAGGGTGTGCAAGAAGATCAGCAGCAAGCAAAAATATGGTTTAAAAAAGCAGCTGAGTTAGGGCATGAAGGGGCACAAGAGGAATTAGATAGAATGCAGATTTTTAAGTTACTTAATAAGTAA
- a CDS encoding toxin-antitoxin system YwqK family antitoxin, with protein MKNTLLVILFLLSLTSFATAQTALINQADSVADNTLQEGKIIAYYNEDWQQVPANGKVSYYRKLISTDGNKGYWIQDFYADTHTKQMDSVLVANKASILQGHIIPNEGKVVVWFKDGLKKEQSEYKNGQIQSIIKWHRNGQRGLEGYYQQGERNGVWTGWYQNGNKHWQGSFERGKRQGLWTLWSIKGNKEREMQFQQGEKIAQWSSFDEDNK; from the coding sequence GTGAAAAACACTTTATTAGTTATATTATTTTTGTTGAGTTTAACTAGCTTTGCTACTGCACAGACCGCCTTGATTAATCAGGCAGATTCTGTAGCAGATAATACCTTGCAAGAAGGTAAGATTATTGCCTATTACAATGAAGATTGGCAACAAGTGCCAGCTAATGGAAAGGTATCTTACTATCGTAAATTGATCTCTACCGATGGCAATAAAGGTTATTGGATACAAGACTTTTATGCAGATACTCATACCAAGCAAATGGATTCTGTTTTAGTTGCCAATAAGGCTAGTATTTTACAGGGACATATTATACCCAATGAGGGTAAGGTAGTGGTATGGTTCAAGGATGGTCTTAAAAAAGAGCAAAGTGAATATAAAAATGGCCAAATACAGTCCATTATAAAGTGGCATAGAAATGGTCAAAGAGGATTAGAAGGTTATTATCAACAAGGCGAAAGAAACGGAGTTTGGACGGGTTGGTATCAAAATGGTAATAAACATTGGCAGGGTAGTTTTGAAAGGGGAAAACGTCAAGGTTTGTGGACACTATGGTCAATTAAAGGTAATAAAGAGCGAGAAATGCAGTTTCAGCAAGGAGAAAAAATAGCCCAGTGGAGTAGTTTTGATGAGGATAATAAATAA
- a CDS encoding OST-HTH/LOTUS domain-containing protein, which produces MEQHPLSSKEDYQLAASYLDDCSQRFDRHIHPFHQLLESFSDTRDLASEFIKAPVIQDFFHGILPNGEGVRWERSTIVALLKDAEAKLSQDGWTSLQCAIEYIKQHGADHLPKRYGCSSWRHVLHESKQFEIRKKSTNDHQSRIWYCSHTK; this is translated from the coding sequence TTGGAACAACATCCTCTCTCATCAAAAGAAGACTATCAGTTGGCTGCTAGTTACCTAGATGATTGTTCTCAACGTTTTGATCGACATATCCATCCATTCCATCAACTACTAGAATCATTTTCCGATACAAGAGACTTAGCAAGTGAGTTTATAAAAGCACCTGTGATACAAGATTTTTTTCATGGGATTTTACCAAATGGGGAAGGTGTCCGATGGGAGCGTAGTACCATTGTAGCTTTGCTAAAAGATGCAGAAGCCAAACTAAGTCAAGATGGATGGACATCTTTGCAATGTGCTATTGAATATATCAAACAACACGGAGCGGATCACTTACCTAAGAGATACGGTTGTAGCAGTTGGCGTCATGTACTTCATGAGTCTAAACAATTTGAGATTCGTAAAAAGTCCACCAATGATCATCAATCTAGAATATGGTATTGTAGCCATACAAAATAA